One region of Halomicrobium sp. LC1Hm genomic DNA includes:
- the larE gene encoding ATP-dependent sacrificial sulfur transferase LarE: MTAVETKLDAARADLADRERVLIAFSGGVDSSVVAALAHDALGDDAVACTAKSETLPEAELVDANRVADEIGIRHEIVEFSELDSEAFVANDDERCYHCRSMRLSAMYDEARRLDIDVVCDGTNASDPGEGHRPGLRAVEELNAYSPLLEHDITKEEVREIAREYDLSVADKPSMACLSSRIPTGLEVTEDRLSRVEKAEQLLRTWGFEQFRVRDHDGLARIEVGDDELDVALDPDFVRAARDHVADLGFDHVTLDLHGYQTGSVSPDDESEDDDAVVEDVFSTEYPTGE, encoded by the coding sequence ATGACTGCCGTCGAGACCAAGCTCGACGCCGCACGGGCCGATCTGGCCGACCGAGAGCGCGTCCTGATCGCTTTCTCGGGTGGCGTCGACTCAAGCGTCGTCGCCGCACTCGCCCACGACGCGCTGGGCGACGATGCCGTCGCCTGTACCGCAAAGAGCGAGACACTCCCCGAAGCCGAGCTCGTCGACGCCAACCGCGTCGCCGACGAGATCGGCATCCGCCACGAGATCGTCGAGTTCAGCGAACTCGACAGCGAGGCGTTCGTCGCCAACGACGACGAACGGTGCTATCACTGCCGTTCGATGCGCCTCTCGGCGATGTACGACGAGGCCCGCCGGCTCGACATCGACGTGGTCTGTGACGGCACCAACGCCTCGGACCCCGGCGAGGGACACCGTCCCGGCCTCCGGGCCGTCGAGGAGCTGAACGCCTACTCGCCGCTGCTGGAACACGACATCACCAAAGAGGAGGTCCGCGAGATCGCTCGCGAGTACGACCTGTCCGTGGCCGACAAGCCCTCGATGGCCTGTCTCTCCTCCCGGATCCCGACGGGGCTGGAAGTGACCGAGGACCGGCTCTCCCGCGTCGAGAAGGCCGAGCAACTCCTTCGGACCTGGGGCTTCGAGCAGTTCCGCGTGCGCGACCACGACGGGCTCGCTCGCATCGAGGTCGGCGACGACGAACTCGACGTGGCACTGGATCCCGACTTCGTCCGGGCCGCCCGCGACCACGTCGCGGATCTGGGCTTCGACCACGTGACGCTGGATCTCCACGGCTACCAGACCGGGAGCGTGAGCCCCGACGACGAGTCCGAGGACGACGACGCCGTCGTCGAGGACGTGTTCTCGACGGAGTACCCAACCGGGGAGTGA
- a CDS encoding HAMP domain-containing sensor histidine kinase — MSPVVYVGPPERGLAFERAVTGSVLAVETPDERVLDDPRTTFVVVDPVGEVDATRLADAPVTVLAAETSDLPDGVVDERVAVDGEPTAALADHVDTLADESLETVDEQGELRRQSERLDTLTSSISHDLQTPIQLAITQLELYRETGDETHLDRLADAHERMQRLIDDLLTLARQGDTVDEPQRVSLASVCEDAWRGIDTGGARLRVRADATLTTTPGRLDRLLSNLFVNAVDHATDDVTVTVGLLPDGDGFYVADDGDGIGPADRDRIFERGYTTSDEGTGFGLAIVAEIVDAHGWSIAVTDQQSAGESSGTRFEVSGISSLEDA; from the coding sequence ATGTCCCCGGTCGTCTACGTCGGTCCACCGGAGCGAGGCCTCGCCTTCGAGCGTGCCGTCACCGGGTCGGTGCTCGCAGTGGAGACGCCCGACGAGCGCGTCCTCGACGATCCCCGCACGACCTTCGTGGTCGTCGATCCCGTCGGCGAGGTGGACGCGACGCGCCTGGCAGACGCCCCCGTGACGGTGCTGGCCGCCGAGACCAGCGACCTCCCGGACGGCGTCGTCGACGAGCGCGTCGCCGTCGACGGAGAGCCCACGGCGGCGCTTGCCGACCACGTCGATACGCTCGCCGACGAGAGTCTCGAAACGGTCGACGAGCAGGGAGAACTGCGACGCCAGAGCGAGCGACTGGACACGCTCACCAGCAGCATCTCACACGACCTCCAGACGCCGATCCAGCTCGCGATCACGCAGCTCGAACTGTACAGAGAGACCGGCGACGAGACCCACCTCGATCGGCTCGCAGACGCTCACGAGCGGATGCAACGCCTGATCGACGATCTCCTGACCCTGGCGCGACAGGGCGACACCGTCGACGAGCCCCAGCGGGTGTCGCTGGCGTCGGTGTGTGAAGACGCCTGGCGCGGCATCGACACCGGCGGAGCGCGACTTCGGGTCCGTGCCGACGCGACGCTCACTACCACGCCCGGACGGCTCGACCGGCTCCTCTCGAATCTCTTCGTCAACGCCGTCGACCACGCCACAGACGACGTGACCGTCACGGTCGGGCTCCTCCCCGACGGCGACGGCTTCTACGTCGCCGACGACGGCGACGGAATCGGCCCGGCCGACCGCGACCGGATCTTCGAGCGGGGGTACACGACGAGCGACGAGGGGACCGGCTTCGGGCTGGCGATCGTCGCCGAGATCGTCGACGCCCACGGCTGGTCGATCGCGGTCACGGACCAGCAGTCGGCGGGAGAATCGTCCGGGACACGCTTCGAAGTATCCGGAATCTCGTCGCTCGAAGACGCCTAG
- a CDS encoding twin-arginine translocase subunit TatC produces MGDRDGDDERASEEPADSHSEESPADEQQVPSSTAVDAKADDASDATEDSADDPADDDRERADSDSSADTEDEDGAPDSEEDEDGAPDSEEDEDGAPDSEEDEDGAPDSDDDPQEWWKDHDPANDVDESGDDESDDDEELPPAARRDQTQARGDARRADETGDGDTDTDDSEDGDADAETASDTDDGDSDDSEEPKQVHAPGPSPKGGGAAASATARPTRDREPPSPPDDVGPSTAPDDEEMPLTEHVEEMALRFLAVGLVMFGVAGIVVFYANDLINFLWYSFLGDAALCPGPDCGVKPRVYHPLSLVLARLKVSTLVGLIIALPVGVYQTYRFMRPGLYPRERRYYLAAVPTSLVLAAVGVSFAYFAVLPSLFAYFTEYSEQAATTAFGLTETFNLIVLMLGFFALVFQIPLLVMLAIMMGVTTRQWLEDRRLYFWGGFAAVAFLFSPDPTGMAPLIVAVTMIFLFEGTLALLRWTGTGSPVPTAEEAADRRPVAYLAAALGGYVASSGPIPPGYYDALPQVVIDQLASAGGPIATPAIIAGALIALFEIGAFLLRRYGRSRRALKARLAVEDARIPVWLGAVVVGYFGSPTPTLVTAARDLALSPTRAALVGVGLVVLYELFVAVLRWREDDDAAETPTTEEA; encoded by the coding sequence ATGGGCGACCGCGACGGCGACGACGAGCGAGCCAGCGAGGAGCCGGCCGACTCCCACTCGGAGGAGTCGCCGGCCGACGAGCAGCAGGTACCCTCGTCGACCGCCGTCGACGCGAAAGCAGACGACGCGTCCGACGCGACGGAGGACTCGGCGGACGACCCGGCAGACGACGACCGCGAGAGAGCGGACTCGGACTCGTCAGCCGACACGGAAGACGAAGACGGAGCCCCCGACTCGGAGGAAGACGAAGACGGAGCCCCCGACTCGGAGGAAGACGAAGACGGAGCCCCCGACTCGGAGGAAGACGAAGACGGAGCCCCCGACTCGGACGACGATCCACAGGAGTGGTGGAAAGACCACGACCCCGCGAACGACGTCGACGAGTCCGGCGACGACGAGTCCGACGACGACGAGGAGCTGCCGCCGGCCGCCCGCCGAGATCAGACGCAGGCACGCGGCGACGCTCGCCGGGCGGACGAGACCGGTGACGGTGACACGGACACCGACGATTCCGAGGACGGTGACGCGGACGCCGAGACGGCGTCGGACACCGACGACGGTGACAGCGACGACTCGGAGGAGCCAAAGCAGGTCCACGCGCCAGGCCCGTCGCCGAAAGGCGGTGGTGCCGCCGCCAGTGCGACGGCGCGGCCGACGCGCGATCGCGAACCGCCGTCCCCGCCGGACGATGTCGGGCCGTCGACGGCTCCCGACGACGAGGAGATGCCCCTGACCGAACACGTCGAGGAGATGGCGCTGCGGTTCCTGGCGGTCGGACTTGTCATGTTCGGCGTCGCCGGGATCGTCGTGTTCTACGCCAACGACCTGATCAACTTCCTGTGGTACTCGTTCCTGGGCGATGCGGCGCTCTGCCCCGGCCCGGACTGTGGCGTCAAGCCCCGCGTCTATCACCCGCTCTCGCTGGTGCTTGCGCGTCTGAAGGTGTCGACGCTGGTCGGGCTGATCATCGCACTGCCGGTCGGCGTCTACCAGACCTATCGGTTCATGCGCCCCGGCCTCTACCCTCGCGAGCGACGCTACTACCTCGCGGCCGTTCCCACGAGCCTCGTGCTGGCGGCCGTCGGGGTCAGCTTCGCGTACTTCGCCGTCCTCCCCTCGCTGTTCGCCTACTTCACGGAGTACAGCGAGCAGGCGGCGACGACGGCTTTCGGCCTGACCGAGACGTTCAACCTCATCGTCCTGATGCTCGGGTTCTTCGCGCTCGTCTTCCAGATCCCGCTGCTGGTGATGCTGGCGATCATGATGGGCGTGACGACCCGCCAGTGGCTCGAAGACCGGCGGCTGTACTTCTGGGGTGGCTTCGCTGCCGTCGCCTTCCTCTTTAGCCCGGATCCGACCGGGATGGCACCGCTGATCGTCGCGGTGACGATGATCTTCCTGTTCGAGGGGACGCTGGCGCTGCTTCGCTGGACCGGCACCGGTTCGCCGGTTCCGACGGCCGAGGAGGCGGCCGACCGCCGACCGGTCGCCTACCTCGCTGCGGCGCTCGGCGGCTACGTCGCCAGCAGCGGCCCGATCCCGCCGGGCTACTACGACGCGCTGCCACAGGTCGTGATCGACCAACTCGCGAGTGCGGGTGGACCGATCGCGACCCCGGCGATCATCGCGGGTGCGCTGATCGCGCTGTTCGAGATCGGAGCCTTCCTGCTCCGGCGTTACGGCCGCTCGCGGCGGGCGCTCAAGGCGCGGCTCGCGGTCGAAGACGCCCGGATTCCCGTCTGGCTCGGTGCGGTCGTCGTCGGCTACTTCGGGAGCCCGACGCCGACGCTCGTCACCGCTGCTCGCGATCTGGCCCTCTCGCCGACGCGGGCGGCGCTGGTCGGTGTCGGCCTGGTGGTCCTGTACGAACTGTTCGTCGCCGTGCTTCGCTGGCGTGAGGACGACGACGCCGCCGAGACGCCGACGACAGAAGAGGCCTAG